ATGAGACTCAGGCAAGTGCCGATGACTCATGCAAAACTGCAATCTCTTCTCCCTCTTTTTCTGTTGATCACCAAATTTACTAAAGTTTGACTTTATATAGAGTAAAATCATGATTCTGTTTTAAAACAGTATAACACATTTGTCACTCCTTTGATGCTTTGTCTTGTAAATGGATTCTCCAATTTAAgtaaaacaaagaagaagaaaaacgatACCTTCATATTCCAAGAAGTAACGAAGATTACATCTTAATTTAAAGGATTGACAACGCACAAATGGCTGTACAATAGAAAACTAACGTAACGCCCTTTTTTGTCACGATACGTAAGGTAACGCCTAATATACCATAAATCAAGATTTGGTTATAAATTTCGTACgtatataaaattagttttgaGGAGAACATAGtcaaatttattataaacaaaacacaagaccgttagagagagaaagggatgACGAAGTGGAGTGTGGTGATGATGATAGTAGTGTTGGTGATAGCTACCATGGAACGAGAAGCAGAAGGAAgtgtatgtttatttaattgctTGAAAAAGTGCCGTCACAAGGATCCTTCCGTGAGAAGATATTGTATCTGCGAGTGTGTTTTCTTGTGCACTATCGACTTCAAGAGCCCACAAGGCAATCAACTTGCCGAAAGAAAATCTTTCTACCAAGCTCTGAACCAAACATGCGGCCAAACACCTAATGCTCCATCACCATCACCACagtaattatttatttgtatttgcgtttatgtttttttggggAAAAAAAGATATTACTTTTCATGTTCGTTCTAGATAATATTGAATATGAGGGAAATCCACACTCATATTTACTCTAGATTTTGTTAGAGTACTTTATTTTACTCCAcattatttttctctctttcgtATTTTACTATTACTTCATCTTCGTTTTACCAATtttttactccattttttacTCAATTAATTAGAAGACGCAAGTAGacacttaacaaaaaaaatttaatacctACGCATTTATTTTCTTGTGTTATGTGTATAGAGAAGCTGACAAGATTTATGCATGTTGATATTGCAGGATGAAAACAAGCTTTAGTAAAGAGATCCATACGAGAGAAGATGTTCATGGCTCAATTCTCTAGATTTTGTATAagtgaaataaaaatcaataaaatcttCAAGTGTTTACTTTATTAAAGAGTTTTAGAGGTTTACACACTCCTATTAACAATGAGATTAACTTGACTGTATAAATTGGttcaattatcttttatttcttcACAAACAATCtaacataaacataaaaaccataattttttGAACACAAAGTAATAATATCACAAGCTATTTTTGAATACTCCCAAAAAATGTATACACATGCACACTTTAGACCCAACCATGTTTTTATTTGCGGGAGAGATCCTCAGTCTGAGCATTCCTAAATGCACTACATGCAATAACATAGACCCAAATGAGAACAACGACAGTGATGATAAGTATGAGATTTGCTTTACGCCAATCTTGTCTTAGGTTTCCCAAAATACCAGCTTTGCAGGAGTTGCAATTGTAACAAAGCTGGCTTTGATCGTTGCTCCATAGGTAACAGTCTGCATCTGCAGCCATGTTGGTTGGGTTTAACCACAGTGTCGGGTTGACGAAGTTGTAGCCACACGCGGTTGGTGGTTTGCAACAACCGGACTGTACAACACAAAGAAAATGCATAGTTAGCTATGTTAGTGGTAGAACATGGGAGATATGTAATGGAGACAAAGACTTTTGATTGTAATTATCGTATTTAATCATTGGTCCAAGTCCAATATTTGATAATGTCTAATTACTAATCATCTAGGCTTATTTAATTATTAGTGGTTCCAGTAGTCTTGTTACGGTGTACTTGAATGCCAACTTGCTAGAACCTAAGAGCATCCACATTGAGACTTGTAAAGGGGTTCATGGGCTCAGTATCATAGGGccggaattaaaaaaaaaatagaaaaatgggTTTTATTTTGCGAGCCGGGCCTTCCCAGTGACCCCGTAGGAGACGGGTTCACGCCAGATGTCACACAGCTATTGGCGACGCGTTATTGACGTGAGGAGAAGGATCGCGTGTAGAGAATCACTTTCCCTCATTTCTGAAAAAATCTAGGGTTTGCTCCCGAGAGGCGATTTCTCGAGCGATCGTCTCCTCTCATCTCATTTCTTCAAATTTCTTCACTATTCTTCATCGATTCGAGTAGAGAGTGTCTCCTCCACGTTAATAGGTGAGTATCGAGTGGATTCACCGATACATCTTTGCGTTTCAGTTCGATTAGTGGGATTTTAAAATTAGGGTTCGTATACGATTTTGGGGGTTTTCGATTCTAGGTTTTAAATCGTCTTCTGGGTTTCATATAGGGGTAGATCGAAGCATTTCGTTGTAGATTAGTGTGATTTTCAAAATAGGGTTCATATTCAAATTTGGGGGTATTCGATTGTAGGTTATAAATGGGCATCTGGGTTTCATATAGGGCTAGATCGAAGCGTTTCCTTGTCGATTAGTGggttaattttgaattttggggGTTTTCGATTTTAggttttaaatcaatatttttttgtgatgttATTGTAATCCGTTAGGTTATCTGGTTCATATGGATCCCGCAGAGGAGAGGAGAGATACAAAGAGGCATCAGGAGTACATAAACATGTTGGGAAACGTTTGCGATTCAGAATATGGAATTCCAAGACGATGTCCCTGTGGTGGGAGAATGATTGACGAGGTGCGGGTGAAGGAGGAGCACGAGACTCATCCTGGAAAGCGCTTCTTCACCTGCATAAACTACGAGGTAAGAGATACCTCAGAGCACTCGTATAATATGTAGTATAATTTGTAGGAAATATGTTGTCTAATGTTTTATAATGTTGTCACCAAGGCTGATGGGTTACATTATCGTCAGCCTTGGGTTGTAGGTGTCCAGGAGGAGATCGAACATCTGCGTAAGCGTGTGGACGAGGCTGAGGAGGTGATCAAGTGGGTGCCCAATCTCAAGAGACAGATAGAGAGTGTAGAGGTtagtgtatttatttttttaagtgtACCTAATAGGAAGTAACaagaagtaatttttttttaacagtaaGAAGGTTTATCTGTGCAGGCACAGGTTAAAAGGCTCGCTCTGCTGGTTGATAGGCTCACTGGTGACGTTTATAACCTCACTGTGCAGGTGGATATTCTGGAGAAGGTCTGCTTCGATTAAAATCCAAAAGGTAAACACCTGATCTTGAACTGAACTAGAACTGAACTTGACTAGGTTGCTGGCTGGACTAGAACTGAAGCTGAGTAGGTAGGTTCCGTGTTGTATTAATTAAAGTGAATTGAAGTAGAAGTAGCTTCAGTGTATTAATTGATATTCTCTGAAAGTAAAGTGATGCTCTGAAAGTAAACTGAACTAGAAGTAGTTTCCGTGTATTAATTGAACTAGGGTGGTTGGTGGCAGTGATGAATGCTCTGAAAGTGATGTCATGCTCTGATAGTGGTTGTGTTTTGATGAATGCTATCTGTTTTCGTGGTTGGTGGTTGGTagttagaaactttaaaacACACCATGTTTGGTagttagaaactttaaaacACACCAAGTTACATCACCcaaaatattagtttaaataCATAGTAAATCCTACTGAGGTTAACTCAAACCAAGTTCTAAAACAGAAACCAACTTTAAAAcacacctacggaaaccttaaTGGATCCGTTTTCCCTTAATTCTCTCGGGTCTTCTCGTGTTCCCAAACCGGTTGAAAGGAAAAAGTGGACACCACAAGAAGATATAGTCCTCATCAGTGCTTGGTTAAACACCAGCAAAGATCCCATAGTTAGTAACCAGCAGAAGTTAGTGTCTTTTTGGAGAAGAATTGAGGAATATTTCAATTCAAGCCCTCTGCTAACAGGCTCTTCTGGAAGAGAGTGGAGTAcatgtaagcagaggtggggaaggCTAAATTCCGAGGTTTGTAAGTTTGTGGAAAGCTATGAGGCCGCTTTGAAGGAGCAAGCTAGTGGCCAAAATGAGAACGATGTCATGAAGGCTGCCCATGACATCTTCTTCAACGACTACACGGGCAAGTTCACACTTGAACATGCGTGGAGGGAGCTGCGGTTCGATCAAAAGTGGAGGTCAACTTATTTAACAACAGATGGTGCaaaggagaaaaggaaggaaGCTACAGAGACGGTGCCTGGCTCGGAAGAAGAGGTTAGACCACCTGGTGTTAAGGCTTGCAAAGCAGCCGCCAAACGCAAGAAACATGGGAATGAAGCAGCATATGATCGACTACAGACCATTCTAGACATGAAACAGAACATATCCAAGCAGAAACTACTAGATCGTCTCCTCTCAAAAAAAGATACTCTAACTGATAGTGAGGTGTCTCTCAAGGACAAACTCGTAGCTGAGATGCTTTGATCTGGTCAGTGATTACAAACGTAGTAGTTTAGGTTGTTTTCTTGAGTATTTGCATAGTTGTTTTAGGTTGTTTTGTTGATAATGAATGTTAATTGGAACTATGACTGGTTTGGAATTTGAGTTGTATAGTCATTTTATTTCAGTTCATCAAATAGTAGTAGTAGTTTCGTTGGCTTTAATTGGAACTATGCCTGTTACAATAAATAGTAGTAGTAGTTTCTTTGGTTTGCTTACTTGCTTACTAACTATTGGCGTGGTTTTGTTGCTTCTGCAGGTCACGGGTTCTACTTCAACTGGCGTTCTTTGTTGCTTCTGCAGGTCACGGGTGGTAT
This genomic stretch from Brassica napus cultivar Da-Ae chromosome C9, Da-Ae, whole genome shotgun sequence harbors:
- the LOC106375519 gene encoding uncharacterized protein LOC106375519 isoform X2 is translated as MDPAEERRDTKRHQEYINMLGNVCDSEYGIPRRCPCGGRMIDEVRVKEEHETHPGKRFFTCINYEADGLHYRQPWVVGVQEEIEHLRKRVDEAEEVIKWVPNLKRQIESVEAQVKRLALLVDRLTGDVYNLTVQVDILEKVCFD
- the LOC106375519 gene encoding glutathione S-transferase T3-like isoform X1; this translates as MDPFSLNSLGSSRVPKPVERKKWTPQEDIVLISAWLNTSKDPIVSNQQKLVSFWRRIEEYFNSSPLLTGSSGREWSTCKQRWGRLNSEVCKFVESYEAALKEQASGQNENDVMKAAHDIFFNDYTGKFTLEHAWRELRFDQKWRSTYLTTDGAKEKRKEATETVPGSEEEVRPPGVKACKAAAKRKKHGNEAAYDRLQTILDMKQNISKQKLLDRLLSKKDTLTDSEVSLKDKLVAEML